The proteins below are encoded in one region of Clostridium fermenticellae:
- a CDS encoding LytS/YhcK type 5TM receptor domain-containing protein has translation MLYIQLLERMALIALAAYIYNQSHIFKNLIKDRLEISDKIIMVVFFSLLAIIGTYTGVSLEPYAIANTRPIGAIVAGYVGGPIIGIIVGTIAGIHRYFMGGFTGLACGIATIVEGIVGSLARKYSKEGTFSVKSGFIGAVIAECLQMIILLVVARPLVDTIRLVKIIAFPMIIINSLGVVLFINIIQNARNEYDRIGAIQAQKALNIAKRTIVHMRKGLNMDTAKDAAEIIYEISNINGVFIADKSKLLTYCGQKLDKDKLSSLLDDYYKHPSYTILKLEYNKKMLYFVCAPLFISGVNFGGVLGLEVKSKANIDVYFWQFVKELSDLLSMQIELYNLNKLAEEASTAEFRALRAQIQPHFLFNALNTIASFCRTDPLEAKRLIIDLSNYFRQTLNREEDFVPLRDEIDFINSYLSLEKARFGERLKLSIDIPEDMLDLKMPVFILQPIIENSIKHGILPKPMGGSVTVMALYNEDHEVEFSVEDTGVGMNNERLNQIKCSSPGIGLKNVNERLRLLYGENNMLKIETVLNKGTKVSFLIPKGGKIS, from the coding sequence TTGCTTTATATTCAATTATTAGAGCGAATGGCTCTAATAGCACTAGCTGCTTATATATATAATCAATCACATATCTTTAAGAATCTTATAAAAGATAGGCTTGAAATTTCGGATAAAATAATTATGGTGGTATTTTTTAGTCTTCTTGCAATAATTGGAACATATACAGGCGTGAGTTTAGAACCTTATGCTATCGCTAATACTAGACCAATTGGTGCAATTGTTGCAGGATATGTTGGAGGACCTATTATAGGAATAATAGTTGGAACTATTGCTGGTATACATAGATATTTCATGGGTGGTTTTACCGGACTGGCATGTGGAATAGCGACAATTGTTGAAGGAATAGTTGGAAGTTTAGCTAGAAAATACTCTAAGGAAGGTACTTTTAGTGTTAAAAGTGGTTTTATAGGGGCTGTGATAGCAGAATGTTTACAAATGATAATACTTTTAGTCGTTGCAAGACCACTTGTAGATACGATACGATTGGTAAAGATTATAGCGTTTCCTATGATAATTATAAATTCATTAGGTGTTGTTTTATTTATTAATATAATACAAAATGCTAGAAATGAATATGACAGAATTGGAGCTATACAGGCCCAAAAAGCACTTAACATTGCCAAAAGAACTATTGTTCATATGAGAAAAGGATTAAATATGGATACTGCTAAAGATGCAGCTGAAATTATATATGAGATATCAAATATAAATGGTGTATTTATTGCTGACAAGAGCAAGTTGTTAACATATTGTGGGCAAAAGCTGGATAAGGATAAACTAAGTAGCCTTTTAGATGATTATTATAAACATCCAAGTTATACTATATTAAAGCTTGAGTATAATAAAAAAATGTTGTACTTTGTTTGTGCACCTCTTTTTATTTCTGGTGTGAATTTTGGAGGAGTACTGGGGCTTGAGGTTAAATCGAAGGCAAATATAGATGTATATTTCTGGCAGTTCGTAAAAGAATTAAGTGATCTTTTATCGATGCAGATAGAATTGTATAATTTAAATAAATTGGCAGAGGAAGCATCAACTGCTGAATTTAGAGCCTTGCGCGCACAGATTCAACCTCATTTTTTATTTAATGCTTTAAATACTATAGCATCCTTTTGTAGAACTGATCCACTGGAAGCAAAAAGGCTTATTATAGATCTTTCAAACTATTTTAGACAGACTCTGAATCGAGAAGAAGATTTTGTACCATTGAGAGATGAAATTGATTTTATAAATTCATATTTATCCTTAGAAAAAGCCAGATTTGGAGAGAGACTCAAGTTAAGTATAGATATACCTGAAGATATGTTGGATTTAAAAATGCCAGTATTTATATTACAGCCAATTATAGAAAATTCAATTAAACATGGCATACTTCCAAAACCTATGGGAGGAAGCGTTACAGTTATGGCGCTTTATAATGAAGATCATGAAGTAGAGTTTTCAGTTGAAGATACTGGTGTAGGTATGAATAATGAAAGATTAAATCAAATTAAATGTAGCTCACCAGGCATAGGACTTAAAAATGTAAATGAAAGATTAAGGCTCTTATATGGGGAAAATAATATGCTTAAAATTGAAACTGTTTTAAATAAGGGTACTAAAGTTAGTTTTTTAATACCAAAAGGGGGTAAAATCAGTTAA
- a CDS encoding bacteriohemerythrin, with protein sequence MLGLFTDRLLICVDKIDEQHIKLFNAIEQFREACNDRDWDEVIRVFNFLKVYFENHFKDEEEYMVKYMYSGYEEHKAEHNLFLRKIYAFDSVLKMNYISITKIMEMNEFFTENFVMHLSEVDSKLGVFLNDKL encoded by the coding sequence ATGCTAGGTTTATTCACAGATAGATTATTAATATGTGTAGATAAAATTGATGAACAGCATATTAAACTTTTTAATGCTATAGAGCAATTTCGAGAGGCGTGTAATGATAGGGATTGGGATGAAGTAATTAGGGTGTTTAATTTTCTAAAAGTATATTTTGAAAATCATTTCAAAGATGAAGAAGAATATATGGTTAAATACATGTATTCAGGATATGAGGAACATAAGGCAGAGCATAATCTTTTCTTAAGAAAAATATACGCATTTGATAGCGTGCTTAAGATGAATTATATTTCAATTACTAAAATAATGGAGATGAATGAATTTTTTACTGAAAATTTTGTAATGCATTTATCAGAAGTTGATAGTAAACTTGGGGTATTTTTAAATGATAAATTATAA
- a CDS encoding carbon starvation CstA family protein, with product MNSIVLVIIAALVLVLGYRLYGAFIAAKVLVLRDTTEVPSKIYEDGHDYVPTNKWVLLGHHFAAIAGAGPLIGPVLAAQYGYLPGTLWILIGGVFAGAVHDMVILCASVRYDGKSIAEIAKANLGKKMGILTSISILFILIITMAGLGLPVVNSLYNSPWGTFTVGFTIPVAIFIGIYLKFIRPGKIVEGTIIGMVLILVGVILGPYIQSTVLAPYLTFNTKQMSLILAIYGFCAAALPVWLLLLPRDYLSTYMKLGVIALLVVGIILVRPTIQMPALTRFVSGGGPIVNGKVFPFLFITIACGALSGFHSLIGSGTTPKLIANEKDVLPIGFGSMLIESFIALMALIAATCLPTADYFAINSAPAVFAKLGMVPHELPMLSHMVGENLAGRPGGSVSLAVGMSYVFYKIPGLEGLMAYWYHFCIMFEALFILTTIDSGTRIGRYLLQDLIGPVCKPLADKNSKFNIIFFSGLMSFTWGYLLYTGNISTIWPLFGTANQTLAAVAFAIGTTVLIRKGKQKYVPITIIPMIFISVVTLTASIENITTNYIPGHKVLLCIMSIILILILISIMYESVKAWKRDWGKFSDKTEIPNQSL from the coding sequence ATGAACTCTATAGTTTTAGTCATCATTGCTGCTTTAGTATTAGTTTTAGGTTATAGACTTTATGGCGCTTTCATAGCAGCAAAAGTATTAGTTCTAAGGGATACCACGGAAGTTCCATCAAAAATTTATGAAGATGGACATGACTACGTACCTACAAATAAGTGGGTATTACTCGGGCATCATTTTGCAGCAATCGCTGGTGCCGGTCCACTTATAGGACCTGTTCTTGCAGCCCAATATGGTTATCTTCCTGGAACTCTTTGGATTTTAATCGGCGGTGTTTTTGCCGGTGCTGTACACGATATGGTTATACTTTGTGCATCTGTCAGATATGATGGAAAATCAATTGCCGAAATTGCTAAGGCCAATCTCGGTAAAAAAATGGGAATATTGACCTCTATATCGATATTGTTCATTCTCATAATAACAATGGCAGGTCTCGGACTTCCTGTTGTAAACTCACTATATAATAGCCCCTGGGGTACATTTACAGTTGGTTTCACAATTCCTGTCGCTATATTTATTGGAATATATTTAAAATTTATAAGACCAGGTAAAATTGTAGAAGGAACTATCATAGGTATGGTTCTCATACTGGTAGGCGTTATTTTAGGACCCTATATACAGAGTACTGTACTTGCACCATACCTGACATTCAACACAAAACAAATGTCGTTGATACTTGCAATCTATGGTTTTTGTGCTGCTGCACTTCCTGTATGGCTTTTATTACTTCCCAGGGATTATTTGAGCACATACATGAAACTTGGTGTTATAGCATTACTTGTTGTTGGTATAATACTTGTTAGACCTACTATACAGATGCCGGCTTTAACTCGATTTGTATCCGGTGGAGGTCCAATAGTAAACGGTAAAGTATTTCCATTCCTGTTTATTACAATAGCCTGTGGTGCATTATCCGGTTTCCATTCACTTATAGGTTCGGGTACTACACCAAAATTGATTGCAAACGAGAAAGATGTGCTTCCTATTGGTTTTGGTTCAATGCTTATAGAATCATTTATAGCTCTTATGGCATTAATAGCCGCAACTTGCCTTCCAACCGCTGATTATTTTGCTATAAACTCAGCACCTGCTGTATTTGCAAAGCTTGGAATGGTTCCTCATGAACTTCCAATGCTATCACATATGGTTGGTGAAAATCTAGCCGGAAGACCTGGTGGTTCTGTATCACTTGCAGTAGGTATGTCCTATGTATTCTATAAGATTCCTGGACTTGAAGGATTAATGGCCTATTGGTATCATTTCTGCATAATGTTTGAAGCATTATTCATATTAACAACTATAGACTCCGGTACAAGAATCGGAAGATATCTGCTTCAAGATTTAATAGGCCCTGTTTGCAAACCACTTGCTGATAAAAATTCAAAATTTAATATTATATTCTTTAGTGGCCTTATGTCATTTACCTGGGGTTACCTTCTATATACAGGAAATATATCAACAATTTGGCCATTATTTGGTACTGCAAATCAAACACTTGCAGCTGTGGCATTTGCAATAGGTACCACTGTACTAATAAGGAAAGGAAAACAAAAGTATGTACCTATAACCATTATTCCAATGATATTTATAAGTGTAGTAACCCTAACTGCATCAATAGAAAATATCACAACAAATTATATACCAGGACACAAGGTATTATTATGTATAATGTCTATAATACTCATACTAATTCTTATATCTATAATGTACGAGAGTGTAAAAGCTTGGAAGAGAGACTGGGGTAAATTTTCAGATAAAACTGAAATACCAAATCAATCATTATAG
- a CDS encoding redox-sensing transcriptional repressor Rex has product MDKKKNISMAVIKRLPKYHRYLTELLKNDVDRISSKELSEKIGFTASQIRQDLNCFGDFGQQGYGYNVSELYNQIRNILGLTKAYGTIIVGAGNIGQAIANYIRFDKLGFKIQSLFDANPRLFGLRLRDIEIRDVDLLPEYLKENHIDIGIICVPRNSAQKVCDVLVKNGVKGIWNFAPVDLVAPDDIKIEDVHLSDSLLTLSCLLNDIE; this is encoded by the coding sequence ATGGACAAGAAAAAAAATATATCAATGGCTGTTATAAAGAGATTACCTAAGTATCACAGGTATTTAACAGAATTATTGAAGAATGATGTTGATAGAATCTCTTCCAAGGAATTAAGTGAAAAAATAGGTTTCACGGCTTCTCAAATAAGACAGGACTTAAATTGTTTTGGAGACTTTGGACAACAAGGGTATGGTTATAATGTAAGTGAGTTATATAATCAGATACGGAATATATTAGGACTTACTAAGGCATATGGAACAATTATAGTAGGAGCTGGAAATATAGGTCAGGCTATAGCAAACTATATAAGATTTGACAAACTTGGATTTAAAATTCAATCATTATTTGATGCCAATCCAAGGTTATTTGGGCTAAGGTTAAGGGATATAGAAATAAGAGATGTGGATTTATTGCCGGAGTATTTAAAAGAAAACCACATAGACATTGGAATTATATGTGTTCCTAGAAATAGCGCCCAGAAGGTATGTGACGTTTTAGTTAAAAATGGAGTTAAAGGGATCTGGAATTTTGCTCCTGTAGATTTAGTTGCCCCGGATGATATAAAGATTGAAGATGTTCATCTAAGTGATAGTTTACTTACTTTAAGTTGCTTATTAAATGATATAGAATAA
- a CDS encoding short-chain-enoyl-CoA hydratase: MEFKNLTFEKDGKIAIVTINRPKALNALNTETFVEIGNVVDEISKDNEILVVIVTGAGRAFIAGADITEMKDMNTEGGRGFGMLGNEVLRKLENLEKPVIAAVNGFALGGGCELSMACDIRIASSKAKFGQPEVGLGITPGDGGTQRLPRIVGTGMAKELIYTAKMIDAKEAYRIGLVNKVVEPDDLMKEAKDLANSIAVNAPIAVKMCKAAINKGMQCDIDTGLSYESAVFGLCFATEDQKEGMTAFVEKRDKSFKNR; encoded by the coding sequence ATGGAATTTAAAAATCTTACCTTTGAAAAGGATGGGAAAATAGCTATAGTTACAATTAATAGGCCTAAAGCACTTAATGCTCTAAACACTGAAACTTTTGTAGAAATTGGTAATGTTGTTGATGAAATTTCTAAAGATAATGAAATACTGGTTGTAATAGTTACAGGAGCAGGTAGAGCTTTTATTGCAGGTGCCGATATAACTGAAATGAAAGACATGAATACAGAAGGCGGAAGAGGATTTGGAATGCTTGGGAATGAAGTCTTAAGAAAACTAGAAAATCTTGAGAAACCTGTAATAGCAGCAGTAAACGGTTTCGCACTTGGTGGCGGTTGTGAATTGTCAATGGCATGCGATATAAGAATAGCTTCAAGTAAAGCTAAATTTGGACAACCTGAGGTAGGTCTTGGAATAACACCAGGAGATGGTGGAACTCAAAGGCTTCCAAGGATAGTTGGAACAGGAATGGCAAAGGAACTTATATATACAGCTAAAATGATTGATGCAAAAGAGGCATACAGAATAGGTCTTGTAAACAAGGTTGTGGAACCAGATGATTTGATGAAGGAAGCAAAAGATCTTGCAAATTCTATAGCAGTTAATGCACCTATAGCAGTTAAAATGTGTAAGGCGGCAATAAACAAGGGAATGCAATGTGATATAGATACAGGTCTCTCATATGAATCAGCAGTATTTGGACTCTGTTTTGCAACAGAAGATCAAAAAGAAGGTATGACTGCATTTGTTGAAAAAAGGGACAAATCTTTTAAGAATAGATAG
- a CDS encoding ABC-F family ATP-binding cassette domain-containing protein produces MIILSCKNIHKSYGTDIILNDINLNLNEGEKVGLIGPNGAGKSTLFKIITGQLEEDLGNLFIDKNKSIGYLSQHLSLESSNSIYDEMLTVFRELLKLEKKLSTLENIMNQPYNDNNKKQYDKAIKDYTTYTEIYNNKGGYTYKAEIGKVLSGLGFNQDDYDKNISILSGGQKTRIALCKLLLVKPQILLLDEPTNHLDLDAIEWLEDYLKMYKGTVLIISHDRYFLDAITSKTLELINGHINSYNGNYTQYIDLKKKNYDTQLKAYNLQQTEIKRQEEIIKRFKSFNREKSIKAAESRQKALDKIERIEQPDKEQKIDHIIFETQIKSGNDVLHIENLSKKFNKVLFQNLDLDIKRGERTAIIGENGRGKTTLFKIIMDKLKADSGTCSIGKNVFIGYYDQEQSNLNLNKTVLDEVWDDFPELTTTEIRSYLAAFLFQNDDILKKVSDLSGGEKCRINLLKLMLSKSNFLLLDEPTNHLDIMSREALEDALFNYDGTVLVISHDRYFLNKVINKIYELTENGANEYLGNYSYYIEKKENPLRFKKDNSELSEKTKTQINNEKKKKREIKKLEKEQKLKIQNLEDSISNIENLILKLQDDLCREDIYSDPQKSETINKMLIEKQSKLDSLYEKWEKLM; encoded by the coding sequence ATGATTATCTTAAGCTGTAAAAATATTCATAAAAGCTATGGAACTGATATTATATTGAACGATATAAATCTCAATTTAAATGAAGGTGAAAAGGTAGGTTTAATAGGTCCAAATGGAGCCGGTAAATCAACACTTTTTAAGATTATAACCGGTCAGTTAGAAGAAGACCTTGGTAATTTATTTATTGACAAAAATAAATCAATAGGTTACCTTTCACAACATTTATCTTTGGAATCTTCTAATAGCATATATGATGAAATGCTTACTGTATTTAGAGAACTTTTAAAATTGGAAAAAAAATTATCAACTTTGGAAAATATAATGAATCAACCATATAATGATAATAATAAGAAACAATATGACAAAGCAATTAAAGATTATACTACATATACTGAAATATATAATAATAAAGGTGGATACACATATAAAGCTGAAATAGGAAAAGTTTTGAGCGGACTTGGATTTAATCAGGATGACTATGATAAAAATATAAGTATATTAAGTGGTGGTCAAAAAACCAGAATTGCTCTTTGTAAACTGCTTCTAGTGAAACCACAAATCTTATTATTAGATGAACCTACAAATCATCTTGATCTAGATGCTATAGAGTGGCTCGAGGATTACCTGAAAATGTACAAAGGCACAGTTTTAATAATATCCCACGATAGATATTTCTTAGATGCTATAACTTCTAAAACACTGGAATTAATAAATGGTCATATAAATTCATATAATGGTAATTATACTCAATATATTGATTTAAAGAAAAAAAATTATGATACACAATTAAAAGCTTATAATCTACAGCAAACTGAGATCAAAAGGCAAGAGGAAATAATCAAAAGATTCAAATCTTTTAACAGAGAAAAAAGTATAAAAGCTGCTGAAAGCAGACAGAAAGCATTAGACAAAATTGAAAGAATAGAACAACCTGACAAAGAACAAAAAATTGATCATATAATATTTGAAACACAAATTAAAAGTGGAAATGATGTTCTGCATATCGAAAACTTAAGTAAAAAATTTAACAAAGTCTTATTTCAAAATTTAGATCTAGATATTAAAAGAGGAGAAAGAACAGCTATCATAGGCGAAAATGGGCGAGGAAAAACTACTTTATTTAAAATAATAATGGATAAACTAAAAGCAGATTCTGGAACTTGTTCTATTGGTAAAAATGTATTTATAGGATACTATGATCAGGAACAATCAAATCTTAATTTAAACAAAACTGTGCTAGATGAGGTTTGGGATGATTTTCCCGAATTAACTACAACCGAAATACGAAGTTATCTTGCTGCTTTTCTATTCCAAAATGATGACATATTAAAAAAAGTGTCGGATCTGAGTGGAGGCGAAAAATGTCGAATAAATCTACTAAAATTAATGCTTTCAAAATCAAATTTTCTTTTACTTGATGAACCGACAAATCATTTAGATATAATGTCAAGAGAGGCTTTAGAAGATGCTTTATTCAATTATGATGGAACTGTACTTGTCATATCACATGATAGATATTTTTTAAACAAAGTCATCAATAAGATATACGAACTTACTGAAAATGGTGCTAACGAATATTTGGGTAATTATAGTTATTATATCGAAAAAAAGGAGAATCCATTAAGATTCAAAAAGGATAATAGCGAATTATCAGAGAAAACTAAAACTCAGATAAACAATGAAAAGAAGAAAAAAAGGGAAATCAAGAAATTAGAAAAAGAACAGAAATTAAAGATCCAAAATCTAGAAGACAGTATATCAAATATTGAAAATTTAATATTAAAGCTTCAAGATGATTTGTGCAGGGAGGATATTTATTCAGATCCTCAAAAAAGTGAAACCATAAACAAGATGTTGATTGAAAAGCAATCTAAGCTAGATAGTTTATATGAAAAATGGGAAAAATTAATGTAG
- a CDS encoding thiamine-binding protein: MSAINVSLQVLPSVKDKDLYKVVDKVIDYIKSTGVKYEVGAMETTMEGELDELLDIVKKAQQICVENGAERVASIVKIDYKPDGVTMNEKIGKYRK; the protein is encoded by the coding sequence ATGTCAGCGATTAATGTCAGCTTGCAGGTGTTACCATCAGTTAAAGATAAGGATTTATATAAAGTTGTTGATAAGGTTATAGATTACATAAAGTCAACTGGTGTGAAATATGAAGTGGGTGCTATGGAAACAACAATGGAGGGTGAACTTGATGAATTACTTGATATCGTAAAAAAAGCCCAACAAATATGTGTGGAAAATGGTGCAGAAAGAGTAGCATCTATAGTTAAGATAGACTATAAGCCAGATGGTGTTACTATGAATGAAAAGATCGGGAAGTACAGAAAATAA
- a CDS encoding electron transfer flavoprotein subunit beta/FixA family protein, giving the protein MNIVVCLKQVPDTNEVKIDPKTGTLIREGVPSIINPDDKNALEGAIELKESQGAKVTVISMGPPQADRALREALAMGADEAILISDRAFAGADTLATSNALAGALRKLDYDIVFAGRQAIDGDTAQVGPEIAEHLGIPQVTYVEDVKVDGNELTVKKSLEDGYEMIKVKTPVLLTAIKELNEPRYMYMSKIFDAYKREVKLWTADDIDVDKSLLGLKGSPTKVKKSWPKAAKGKGEIVDKPFKEAAAYGVAKLKEKHFI; this is encoded by the coding sequence ATGAATATAGTAGTTTGCTTAAAACAGGTACCTGATACCAACGAAGTTAAGATAGATCCAAAAACCGGGACACTTATAAGAGAAGGAGTTCCATCTATAATAAACCCCGATGATAAAAATGCACTTGAAGGTGCTATTGAGTTAAAAGAAAGTCAGGGGGCAAAAGTAACAGTAATAAGCATGGGACCTCCACAGGCCGACAGGGCTTTAAGAGAGGCTCTCGCAATGGGTGCAGACGAGGCAATATTGATCTCCGACAGGGCATTTGCAGGAGCAGATACTTTAGCAACATCAAATGCACTTGCAGGTGCACTCAGAAAACTTGACTATGACATAGTATTTGCAGGCAGACAGGCTATAGATGGAGATACCGCACAGGTAGGACCTGAAATAGCAGAGCACCTCGGAATTCCTCAGGTAACATATGTAGAGGATGTAAAGGTAGACGGGAACGAACTTACTGTAAAGAAATCACTTGAAGATGGATATGAAATGATAAAAGTAAAGACACCGGTTCTTTTGACTGCAATAAAAGAATTGAATGAACCGAGATATATGTATATGTCAAAGATATTTGATGCTTACAAGAGGGAAGTAAAATTATGGACGGCAGATGATATTGATGTAGATAAATCCCTTCTTGGACTGAAAGGCTCACCTACAAAGGTTAAGAAATCCTGGCCAAAAGCAGCAAAAGGAAAGGGAGAAATTGTAGATAAACCATTCAAAGAAGCAGCTGCATATGGAGTTGCAAAACTTAAAGAAAAACATTTCATCTAA
- a CDS encoding acyl-CoA dehydrogenase, with amino-acid sequence MNFGLTKEQELIKQMAAEFVKNEVEPLAKEVDAEEKYPIETMRKMAKYEMLGMPYPEELGGAGADYLSYILIVEELAKACTTTSTAFSAHTSLCCWPIYNFGTEEQKKKFLPDLLSGKKIGAFALTEPNAGTDSAAQQTTARKEGDSYILNGSKIFITNGGYADTFVTFAMTDKSKGTRGISAFVIERGMPGFTIGKVEDKMGIRGSSTTELIFEDLKVPEENLLGKEGKGFKVAMTTLDGGRIGIAAQALGIAEGALEYAINYMKERKQFGRPIAAFQGLQWYVAEMDTKVEAAKYLVYKAAWRKQEGLPFTVDAAQAKLFAAETAMAVTTKAVQILGGYGYTKDYPLERMMRDAKITEIYEGTSEVQKMVISGNLLKK; translated from the coding sequence ATGAATTTTGGTTTGACAAAGGAACAAGAATTAATAAAACAGATGGCAGCTGAATTTGTAAAAAATGAGGTAGAGCCACTTGCAAAAGAAGTTGACGCAGAAGAAAAATACCCGATAGAAACAATGAGAAAAATGGCAAAATATGAGATGCTGGGTATGCCTTATCCTGAAGAATTAGGCGGAGCCGGTGCCGATTATTTAAGTTATATACTGATAGTAGAGGAACTTGCAAAAGCATGCACAACTACTTCAACAGCGTTTTCAGCACATACATCACTATGCTGCTGGCCAATATATAACTTCGGAACAGAGGAGCAGAAGAAAAAATTCCTCCCGGATCTATTAAGCGGAAAGAAAATAGGTGCATTTGCATTAACTGAGCCTAATGCAGGAACAGATTCTGCAGCACAGCAGACAACGGCAAGAAAAGAAGGAGACAGTTACATATTAAATGGCTCCAAGATATTTATAACAAATGGAGGATATGCAGACACTTTTGTAACTTTTGCAATGACAGACAAGAGCAAGGGCACAAGGGGAATATCAGCATTTGTAATTGAAAGGGGAATGCCCGGCTTCACAATAGGAAAAGTAGAAGACAAGATGGGAATCAGGGGATCTTCAACAACAGAACTTATATTTGAAGATTTAAAAGTACCGGAAGAAAACCTTTTAGGAAAAGAAGGAAAAGGTTTTAAAGTTGCGATGACAACACTTGACGGCGGCAGAATAGGAATAGCCGCACAGGCTCTTGGAATAGCAGAAGGGGCACTTGAATATGCTATAAACTATATGAAGGAAAGAAAACAATTTGGTAGACCTATAGCAGCATTCCAGGGACTGCAGTGGTATGTAGCTGAAATGGACACTAAAGTAGAGGCAGCAAAATATCTTGTATACAAAGCAGCATGGAGAAAGCAGGAAGGGCTTCCATTTACAGTAGATGCAGCACAGGCAAAATTGTTTGCGGCAGAAACTGCAATGGCTGTAACAACTAAGGCAGTGCAGATTCTTGGTGGCTATGGATACACCAAGGATTATCCGCTTGAGAGAATGATGAGAGATGCCAAGATAACAGAAATATATGAAGGAACATCAGAAGTTCAAAAGATGGTTATCTCGGGCAATTTGTTAAAGAAATAG
- a CDS encoding LytR/AlgR family response regulator transcription factor: MNKIKCIIVEDEVPAAQELKYIISRYDSIYVSNIAYDGETGMDLIKTELPNVVFLDINMPVKNGMELARAVKEYNKEIDIVFVTAYEKHAVQAFEVGAMDYILKPFDDMRISKTIDKIVDKWQKISEQSELPKMIDTLINEIDKEKNMVKRIPCDRNGKIILVDVRNIYYCYIENEKTYVRTKSNKYFVGYTLHQIEERTNFFRAHRSYLVNMDNIRELYSWFNGTYKLVMNDSEKSEIPISRNNVKRLKQILKI; this comes from the coding sequence ATGAATAAAATTAAGTGTATAATCGTAGAAGATGAAGTTCCTGCAGCACAAGAGTTAAAATATATAATATCTAGGTATGACTCTATTTATGTTTCGAATATAGCCTATGATGGTGAAACAGGGATGGATTTAATAAAAACGGAACTTCCAAATGTAGTGTTTTTGGATATAAATATGCCCGTTAAAAATGGTATGGAACTTGCCAGAGCAGTGAAGGAATATAATAAAGAAATAGATATAGTTTTTGTAACAGCGTATGAAAAACATGCAGTACAAGCATTTGAGGTAGGAGCTATGGATTATATTTTAAAGCCATTTGATGATATGAGAATATCAAAGACTATTGACAAGATAGTAGATAAGTGGCAAAAAATATCCGAACAAAGTGAACTCCCGAAGATGATTGATACATTGATTAATGAAATTGATAAAGAAAAAAATATGGTTAAAAGGATACCATGCGATAGAAATGGAAAAATAATACTTGTTGATGTTAGAAATATTTATTACTGTTATATAGAAAATGAAAAAACTTATGTTAGAACAAAAAGTAATAAATATTTTGTTGGATATACATTACATCAAATAGAAGAAAGAACTAATTTTTTTAGGGCTCATAGAAGTTATCTTGTGAATATGGATAATATAAGAGAATTATATTCATGGTTTAATGGCACTTATAAATTGGTCATGAATGATAGTGAAAAATCAGAAATACCTATTAGTAGAAATAATGTAAAAAGATTAAAACAAATACTCAAAATATAA